AGGATGGTTTTACGGACCATTGCTCAGCGCACTTGGGCTAATAGGAGCCACTGCAGCACCTTTTCTAGTTGGCGGACAATCCGACTCCCCATGGTTATTCTACTACTACTTCGCACTGATCGCGATGGTTGGCTTGGCGGTTGATACGGTTAAACGCTGGGCATGGGTGTCCGTTCTGGCACTGTTTGCCACTATATCAGCGAACTTACTGCTGTTCCTGACAGATGCGGGTGGGCTGCATTTTTTGATTGCAACACTGCTGATTGCAGGCGCCGCAATTGTTATTCCAGAGCGGAGCCTGACGCCGCATCATAGCGGTTCCTCCTTGCTGGATATGCGCCGTTTGGTGAATGGAACGCAGAAGTTTCCTGAATTCACAACTCGTCTATCCGCCGCCGTCACCGGTGCTGCGTCAGCCAGTGCGATGCTGGTGGTTCTCGATGCAGGAAAACCGGAAGAGGTGTATCTTGGTATCGCCACTCTGATGATACTCTTGATCGCCACGATGATTTGGATGCGCCAAGCGCCTGCACTGTTCGATCATGCGCTGCTTCCCGGTTTGGCGATTCTGGCAGTGCCAGTGATCGAAGCAATTTCTTTCGGACCGCTGTTCCGCGAGTTCTTGGCAGGAGCCCAACGCCCGCCTGAGACTTCCGCACCCTCAACTGTATGGATCTTAACTACAATTGGTGGGTTTGGCTCCTTGCTCGCATTTTTCCGTATGCAGCAGGTCGAGGGGGCCAGCAACGCCGGAGACAATACTCCGGTCTTTTGGGCCTTGGCAGCGGCTGTCTACGCGCCGACTATGATGCTGGTGCTGGAGTTCCTCTGGCAACCCGCTGCCGTCACCACCGCATACCCCTGGGCTCTGGCGGTTATCGCGATGGCGGCCCTAATGACTCTGTTGGCCGAGCGGACTGCACGAGGTCGCGACATCGAGCAGCGCGCTCTGAGGGTCGCTCTGTTTGCCATCGCCGCACTGACGCTGATCGCGCTGGCATTCTTCTTGCTCCTCGCCAAAAACGCCCTGACCTTAGCTTTGGCAGTAATGGTGCTTCTGACAGTGCTCATTGATCGCAAATTTGATCTTCCCGCTCTAGGCCTTTTCGCTCAAGTTGGCTCCGCGATCATTACCTACAGGTTGGTTATCGATCCAGGGGTCCCATGGGCTACTGACTTTGAACTGGTTGAACAGATCTCGGTGCCCAACTCGCCAATTTCTCAAGTGCTGATGGCTTACATTGGCACGCTGACTTTGATGATAGGAGCATGGTATTTCGCGCGAGATATCAGACCAAAGGTCGCTCTAATTCTAGAAAGCACCCTTGCTACGATCGGCGCCGTGTTTATTAGCGTTATGATCGTCCGGGTGATTTCGGGACCCGGTGGCGGCAGTCATCCCGATATCGGACTGATGGCAACTGTCTGGGCGGCCTCGATGGTCAACCAACTGTACCGCATGCAGAGCAGCGGCCGCTTCAGCCTTTACGTTCGAGGCGGGTTGGCCGCTATCTATGGGCTGGCATCGTTGTTCTTGCTGATCGCGCTGTTCGGGGACGCAAACCCACTCATAAGCAGTTATGAACTAGTCTCTGGGCCGCCGATCTTGGATTCACTTGCTGCAGCGTTTCTACCGCTCAGCTGCATCTTCGCAGTGGCAGCATGGAAGGTGGCGCATTTTGGCCACCGGGTGAGGGCCTCGTTTACCGCTGCATCCAGC
The nucleotide sequence above comes from Phaeobacter inhibens DSM 16374. Encoded proteins:
- a CDS encoding DUF2339 domain-containing protein, yielding MLEIGLPLLGLLGLVIVVGVPYLLVSHARLKARVAVLEASHASGKAPGRTEAKNVEEIANPAPSGKDEENAVEPWDGASRAALQSPATTSVQSTTETVSSDMPSPNISIANQEAQPQETPRAFVFQEDTYRKLNQWLRENWVLTAGAASLALAGVFMVQYGAEHGLLTPFWRVMAALGFGTALIAGGEVIRRRFGDDVEGSVQYLPSALAGAGLIALFSGIISARAMYGLLDPGSTFAALCLVSILAMILGWFYGPLLSALGLIGATAAPFLVGGQSDSPWLFYYYFALIAMVGLAVDTVKRWAWVSVLALFATISANLLLFLTDAGGLHFLIATLLIAGAAIVIPERSLTPHHSGSSLLDMRRLVNGTQKFPEFTTRLSAAVTGAASASAMLVVLDAGKPEEVYLGIATLMILLIATMIWMRQAPALFDHALLPGLAILAVPVIEAISFGPLFREFLAGAQRPPETSAPSTVWILTTIGGFGSLLAFFRMQQVEGASNAGDNTPVFWALAAAVYAPTMMLVLEFLWQPAAVTTAYPWALAVIAMAALMTLLAERTARGRDIEQRALRVALFAIAALTLIALAFFLLLAKNALTLALAVMVLLTVLIDRKFDLPALGLFAQVGSAIITYRLVIDPGVPWATDFELVEQISVPNSPISQVLMAYIGTLTLMIGAWYFARDIRPKVALILESTLATIGAVFISVMIVRVISGPGGGSHPDIGLMATVWAASMVNQLYRMQSSGRFSLYVRGGLAAIYGLASLFLLIALFGDANPLISSYELVSGPPILDSLAAAFLPLSCIFAVAAWKVAHFGHRVRASFTAASSFLIAWYTALEIRRLWRGNDLTVPGITDPELYTYTLALLVTSIAILTVAFWRRSNLLRKFALGGVVLTIAKVFLIDMSGLSGLIRVFSFMGLGLVLIGLAWINRIMKAQWNKGKPATD